The Polyangium aurulentum genomic interval TCGCCGCGAGCGAGGCGGGGCGAGGCGGCTTGGGCGGCGATGGCCAACCGGGCGGCGTGGGCGGCGTGGGAGGAAAGGGCGGCCCGCAGGGGTTCTACGGCGTCCCCGGCTGCGCGGGCGGGCACGGCGGAAAAGGCGGAAACGGCGCGCCGGGCGGCGGCGGCGCGGGCGGGCCTGCGTACGTCATTGCCGTTTCGGGGACGCCGCCGATGATCAGCGTGGATTCGGAGATACTCCAGGGGATCGCAGGCAAAGGAGGCTCGGGAGGCAACGCAAACGCCGCGTCGAACGCGGGCGCCGACGGCACGGCAGGCGAGATTTTCAGCTTCTGAGCTGAGGTTGAGCGTCCGATGCGCGCTGTTGGGCGGCCCTGCGCTTCCTGCTAATGTGCCCCCGCCCCTGTGCGCGCCCTCCTCAAGCCGCTCGCCATCTCCCTCGCCGCCGCGCTCTGCGGCTGCGCCCAGTCGCCGCCAGGCCCGCCGATCTGCAGCGAGCCCGGCACCTGCGCCGAGGGCCGCACCTGCGTGGTCGGTCGCTGCCGTCCCAACGGCGGCGCGCCCGCGCCCGTCGAGAGCCGGCGCCTGGTGCTGTTGCCCGACGCCGCCGCCGTGGTCTCCTCGGCAGGCCCGAGCGGCGGCGGCGACGCGCTGCCGGAGACGCTCTCCCTCGGCCGCAGCGCGAGCGGCTCGGTGTCGCTGCTGCTCCACTTCGCGGTCCCGATCGCCGAGCGGGGCGAGGTGGCCGCAGCGTTCTTGATCCTCGATCCGCTCGCAGGCGCCCCGCAGCCGGGAGGCGCGGTGCCGCTGCAGATCGCGCGCATCCTCGACCCGTGGCGCCCCGAGACCGTGTCCTGGGGCCGCCACCCTCAGCTCGATCTTCCCGAGAAGGCAGGCGCCGTCGGCCCCTCGCTGCTCGCGCCCGCGCGCATCGACGTGACGCACCTCGTTCGCCTCTGGGCCGAGCGCCGCCCCGACGATCACGGCATCGCCGTCCTCGCCGATGCCTCCGATCCCTTCGGCGCGACCTTCTCCCTCGGCATCACCGAGGGCAAAGGCCCCCGCCTCGAGGTCTACGTCCGGTGACCCTGCCGCCCCCCGCCGACGCGCCCCTGCTCTCGGTCCGCGATCTGTCGGTCAGCTTCGCGACCGAAGGCGGCATCCTGCAGGCCACCGACGGCGTCTCCTTCGATGTGCCGGCAGGACAAACCCTGGCGCTCGTGGGCGAGTCGGGGTGCGGCAAGACGGTGACGGCGCTCGCGATCATGCGGCTCGTGCCCACGCCGCCGGGGGCGATCGATCGAGGCAGCGTGATGTTCAAGGGGCAGGACCTCTTGCGCCTGTCCGAGCGCGAGATGACGCGGGTGCGCGGCGGCAAGATCGGGATGGTGTTTCAGGAGCCGCTGACCTCGCTGAACCCCGTCTACACGATCGGCGCGCAGATCGTGGAGGCCATCCGGCTGCACGAGCGCATGTCGCGATCGGGGGCGAAAGATCGCGCCGAGGATCTGCTCCACCGCGTCGGCTTCCCGCGCCCCAAAGAGCACCTCGACAGCTACCCGCACGAGCTGTCCGGCGGCATGCGCCAGCGCGTGCTCATCGCGATGGCCCTCGCCGCGAGCCCCGCGCTGCTCATCGCCGACGAGCCAACGACCGCGCTCGACACGACCATCCGCGCGCAGATCCTCGCCCTGCTCGCGGAGCTTCAGCGCGACCTCGGCATGAGCCTGCTGCTCATCGCGCACGACCTGGCGCTGGTCTCCGAGATCGCGCAGCACATCGCGGTGCTCTACGCGGGGACGGTGGTCGAGACCGGGCCCACGGCGCGCATCCTCGAGGCGCCGCGGCACCCGTACACGCGAGCGCTCTTGCGCAGCATCCCCCCGGCCGGCTCCTACCGCACGCGCGGCGAGCGCCGGCCCCCCCTGCCCACGATCGAGGGCTCGCTGCCCGATCTGCGCAAGCCGCCGATCGGCTGCCGCTTCTTCGAGCGTTGCCGCGAGGCCCTCGATCATTGCCGCATCGAGACGCCGCCCATGTTCGAGCCCGGCGACGCTCCCGGCGCCGTCCGCTGCCTGCTCCACGCGCCCAAAGAGCGCGCCGGCGGAGGTGCCGCGTGAGCGAGGCGATCGAACGCGCGGGATCCAGCCCCGACGAGACGGGCTCCGCCGCCAAGCCTCCGCGCGCGGCTTCGAAAGCGCCGAAGCCCCTGCTCGTCGTGGAGAAGCTCTCGACGCTCTTCCCCGTGCGCCAGGGCCTGTTCCGCGCGCCGCAGTACGTGCACGCGGTGAGCGGCGTGAGCTTCTACGTTCGCCCGGGTGAGACCCTCGGCCTCGTGGGCGAGTCGGGCTGCGGCAAGAGCACGCTCGGCCGCACGGTGCTGCGGCTCGTCGAGCCCACGGTCGGGCGCATCGTGTTCGACGGGCAGGACATCACGCGCCTGTCCGAGCGCGAGATCAGGCCGCTGCGGCGGCGCATGCAGATCGTCTTTCAGGACCCGTACTCGTCGCTCAACCCGCGCATGACCGTGCGCGAGATCGTGGGCGAGGGGATCGCTGCCCTGCGGCTCGCCAAGACGCGGCGCGAGGCGGACGAGACCGTGGCCGACGTGCTCGGCAAGGTGGGCCTCGGCGCCGAGGTGATGGACCGCTACCCGCACGAGTTCTCGGGCGGGCAGCGCCAGCGCATCGCGATCGCCCGCGCCCTCGCCGTGCGCCCCGATTTCATCGTCTGCGACGAGCCCACGAGCGCGCTCGACGTGTCGGTGCAGGCGCAGATCCTGAACCTGCTCGAGCGGCTCCAGGACGAGCTGTCCGTGAGCTACCTGTTCATCTCGCACGACCTGCGCGTGGTGGAGTACACGAGCCACCGCATCGCTGTGATGTACCTCGGCCGCATCATGGAGATGGGCCCGGCGCGCGAGGTCTCCGAGCGCAGGCTGCACCCGTATACGCGCGCCCTCTTCGGCGCCCTGCCGCGTGGGATGGGCGGCGAGGCGAAATCGAAGCGCTCGCTCCTCCTGAAGGGCGAGCCCCCGAGCGCCATCGACGTGCCGAGCGGCTGCGTCTTCCACCCGCGCTGCCCGAAGATGGAGAAGGGCAAGTGCGACGTCGACGTGCCCGAGCTCGCCGAGACCGTCCCGGGGAGCCACCACCGCGTCGCGTGCTTCTTCCCCGAGGGCGGGGCCAGTGGCCCATTGCTGCAGTTGGCTTTGCCCCCCAAGGACCTCGCGGGAGGCCCTACCCCGTGAGGGATGTCTTCGCCAGACCCGGGCTATGAGCTCGCCCCGCCGCCCTCTGACTCGTCGATGCGGATGTCGGGGGAGGGCAGCTCGAGCTCTTCGCAGGCGAGGATCGCCTCGAGCTTGATCGGGTTTGCGATCGTCGGCGTTTGACCGGCCGTGAGGGCGTCGACGACGGCGCCGAGGGTCCAGCGGCCGAGGGACGTGAGGGTCACGTTGTCGCCGACGATGCGGAGCGTGTCGCGCAGGTCCTCGTTGTGGAGGAGGCGCT includes:
- a CDS encoding ABC transporter ATP-binding protein gives rise to the protein MTLPPPADAPLLSVRDLSVSFATEGGILQATDGVSFDVPAGQTLALVGESGCGKTVTALAIMRLVPTPPGAIDRGSVMFKGQDLLRLSEREMTRVRGGKIGMVFQEPLTSLNPVYTIGAQIVEAIRLHERMSRSGAKDRAEDLLHRVGFPRPKEHLDSYPHELSGGMRQRVLIAMALAASPALLIADEPTTALDTTIRAQILALLAELQRDLGMSLLLIAHDLALVSEIAQHIAVLYAGTVVETGPTARILEAPRHPYTRALLRSIPPAGSYRTRGERRPPLPTIEGSLPDLRKPPIGCRFFERCREALDHCRIETPPMFEPGDAPGAVRCLLHAPKERAGGGAA
- a CDS encoding ABC transporter ATP-binding protein, whose protein sequence is MSEAIERAGSSPDETGSAAKPPRAASKAPKPLLVVEKLSTLFPVRQGLFRAPQYVHAVSGVSFYVRPGETLGLVGESGCGKSTLGRTVLRLVEPTVGRIVFDGQDITRLSEREIRPLRRRMQIVFQDPYSSLNPRMTVREIVGEGIAALRLAKTRREADETVADVLGKVGLGAEVMDRYPHEFSGGQRQRIAIARALAVRPDFIVCDEPTSALDVSVQAQILNLLERLQDELSVSYLFISHDLRVVEYTSHRIAVMYLGRIMEMGPAREVSERRLHPYTRALFGALPRGMGGEAKSKRSLLLKGEPPSAIDVPSGCVFHPRCPKMEKGKCDVDVPELAETVPGSHHRVACFFPEGGASGPLLQLALPPKDLAGGPTP